The genomic window CACGGGGGAGTAGTATTATTATGAAAAGACAATCAACAACCAAGGGTTTTGCTATATTATCAGCTGCCAGTATGATTGTAAAAGTATTATCCTTACTTTATATACCGTTTTTGGTTAATGTTATTGGCACACAGGGATGGGGAATATATTCCTCTGCATATCAGATTTACGCATTTGCATATGTTCTTACAAACTCTGGTATACCTATTGCTATATCAAAATCAGTATCAGAGTATATGGCGTTACAAAGATATAAGGATGCAGTAAAAAGCTTTAAGATAGCTAGGCTATTAATGCTTGTTATAGGATCTATTATGGCTGTACTCATGTTTATTTTAGCAGGACCTATAGCAAAAGCAACTAATAGTGAAAGTGCAAAACTAGCTATAATGGCATTAGCACCTACTATTTTTATAACATCCATAGTATCTACATATAGGGGATATTTTCAAGGAAGAGGAAATATGACACCTACTGCAATTTCACAGGTCATAGAGCAAGTATTAAATACTATTTTTACACTTGTATTTGCTGCTTTACTTTTGAAATATGGAATAGAAGCTGCTTGTGCAGGGGGAACTATAGGTACTGCTATAGGTTCCTTAGGTGCTATGATATATTTAATAGTTGTTTATGAAAAAAATAAGAAAATAGTTGTACCTAAAGGATATAAGAATATAAAACATCCAACACATTCTAATAAGTTAATATTAAAAAAAATAATTTATTATGGTCTTCCAATAGTTATATGTGTAGGCTTACAGAATGTTGGAGAAATAGTAGATTTAGCTATTGTTAAAAGCAGACTTTTACATGGAGTAGGTTTTTCTCAAAAATTAACAGATATTAAATTCGGAGTGTTTAGACAATATAGACAACTTTTAGGTGTACCGATTGCATTAGTTTCAGCACTATCAGCTTCAGTACTTCCATCACTATCTGGAACTTTTGCACTTAAAGATAAAAAGGAACTAGAAAGTAAGATAAGTAATACGTTTAGGTTATGTCTTCTTGTTGCAATACCTTCAGCAGTAGGACTTTCTGTATTAAGTAACCCAATTTTTAAGTTACTTTTCCCTAATTCACAAGAGGGATGGCAGCTTTTACTTTTAGGCTCTATAGTTTTGGTATTAACTTCTATAGTTCAAATTCAAATTACAATACTTCAAAGTATAAGTAGATTATATGTATCTACATTTTTTATGATACTTGGAGTTGCAGGTAAGATAGTTGCTAACTATTTCTTTGTTGGAATACCTAAAATAAATATTACAGGTGCAGTATTTGGAAATATGGTATGTTTTACAATTCCTCTTGTATTAAATTATATTTTCATAAATAAATCATTGAAAATAAAAATGAAGATACTTAATCATGCTATAAAACCATTAATTTCATCTGCCTTAATGGGAATAATGGCTTACGGATCTTATTTAGGATTAAGTGTTTTACTTACACACTTTATAAGTGGATTTTGGAACAATGCTATTTCTTGTATTTCAGCTATAGGTATAGGTTCATTTGCATATATGTATGGACTAGCATTAACAGGAGGAATAACTCAAAATGATTTTAAGATTTTACCAGGTTCTATCAGAAGACTGGTTCCAAAGGTTATTAAAAAGAAAATAAAGTGATTTTGAAATATATTATTTAGAGTATTAAGCTAAACTTTAGAAGATATTGTTTAAATTCTTTTAAAACAGATATTACAATAAAAAAAGAAAGTGTCAATAAACACTTTCTTTTTTTATTGTTTTGTTTATAACAAAATATAATAAGAAAAATAATAAGAATCCCATAAAAATTAATATTACTGTTTTAAATTTAAAGAATGTATTTGGAATTAAAAAGTTTATAATATTTAAAGAAAAATAGACCAAAAGGCTTATAAGAATATCTATAAATATTTCTTCAAGGGAGAAGTTTATGTAAAGCTTCTTTTTTATTTCATACATATTCATAATTAAGCTTGTTATAGAAGTAATAGTGAGGCTTAATCCATAACCTAATATATTTATTGAAGGAATAGACGTTAAAACATATAAAAGAATAACTTCCTCAATAGACATAATTATAGAATTCCTAAGAAGAACTCCTTGTTTACCTAGTCCATTTAATATGCTAAAAGTAGTAGCAGCTGTATAAGAGAATGGGGCACAAATTGCTGCAACTTTTATATAAAGGGTTAAGTCTTCTCGTGCAAAGAATAGCTTTCCAAGTAAATTAGGAATACTAAAACAAATTATAAGGGTAGATATTCCTAATAAAAAAGAAATTTTCAATACATCCCTTATCCTGGATTCTAAATTAAAGTAGTCTTTTTTTTCTAAGGTTTCTGCTAAATCTGGAATCAAAACTATAGACATAGAAGTAACTATAATTAATGGGAAAAATATAATTGTTAAAGCCATCCCAGAAAATTTACCTATCATCTCTAGAGCTGTAGTGTGAGTAAAACCAGCAATTAAAAGCCTTCTAGGTAATATTAATGTTGAAATAGCAGAAAGGGCAGTTGATAAAAAACCATTGACACATAAAGGCACTGCCATAATTAAAATATTAAATAATAATTGAGCACGTCCTTCTTTGGAAAAATTAGTGTTTGATATTTTTATGTCTTTGTTCTTATTTAATCTGTAAAAAATATATAAAAGAATAAAACTTATGAATTCTCCAGCAGACAAAGCTCCATATACTACAGATACTGTGCCTTGAATTTCTTTATGTGGAAGAACTCTTATTGCTAAAATGGTTACAGCTATTCTAACTGTTTTTTCTAAAATATCTATTATAGAAGGTATGTTTACTCTAGAAGTTCCGTAAAAATATCCTTTTATAATAGAAGATAGAGATAAGAAGATTAAAGCTGGACATATGAAAATAAGGCTTTGAAGGCTTCTAGTGTCTTTTATTATATTTATGCTTATGTATCTTGAATTCATAAATACAAATATAACTATAAGTAAAGACCAAATAAAATCAAATACAAGAGAAATATGAACAGATTTATGCAAACTTACATAATCATCTCTACCTTGATACAAGGATGATTCTTTTGATAATGCTGTCATCATACCTCCACAAGTAAGACAAGCAAATAAATCATATATAGGCATTATCAATGCATAAAGTCCCATACCTTCTGCGCCAAGTTCCCTTGATAATATTATGGAAAATACAAATTTCAATACGCCTGTAGTGGAATTTGAAATTGTAAGCAGTATAGAATTTTTTAAAAAATTATCTTTTTTCACAGATAGCTACCTCGATTAATTAGTAACATTAATAATTATGAGAATAAAGGGTATTATATTCTTATAATTATTAGATGTAATATTTATAAAGTTTTTTTATTTTATAAATACTAGGTTTAAAATGAAAATTCGAAATATTATTGCAATTTATTGTTATATGATTTATATTTAAAGAAATAAGGTAATTCAAAAAATGAAAACGTTTAAAGGGGGATTGTTATGGTTAAGAAAGATAATAGTACAATTGTATATTTTAGCGGTTTTTTAGTTACAGTATTAGGATTTCAAATAGGCATAGCAATACCCATACTAAGTAGAATACAGACTCTTATACTTATGGTTATAGGGTGTGGCATTATGACTATAGGAATTATAATGCCAGATGAAGAATAGAAAAATGTTGCGTCGCAACATTATTATAGAGATTAATGAACAGAGAATAGTGAATAGTAAAGGAAGATTTTCTTCCTAGTGTCAGAAAATCTTTAAACTAAGTAAAAATAAGAGCATAATGAAAAATCAATTTTTCATTATGCTCTTTGTCGTTAGGCTAAGTAAAAGAGCTGATAAGCTCTTAAAAGCGGTAGCTGGGGGAAATATTACTAAATTTTAGATTAAGTATTTTTATTTATAGTATATTCTGAACATAATAAGATAAATGTTAAGCCGGAGGCTGTAATAAGTTTTAATATTAAAGTAATATTATTGATACTGAGAATATAGATAGATTTGTGTACTTTAAAATACTATTTATATCATTACAGTATTATATATTATAAACCTTTTAATTTTAAATACTGATGGTTTGTTTTAAAGTAACTTTCTATTTAGTTTTAAGATTTTCTGACATAAGGAAGAAAATCATCCTTTAGTCTTCCTCTTCTCCCCAGTATACATATTAAACTATATTACTTATAAAGAAACTAAGGCATAGGAATAAGGTTTTCTTATATATGTAGTTAGCCAATTAAACTTTGAAGTAGCAACTAGAAATACTTAAGGTGGAGGTTTCTAAAAATGCGTAATTGTCGGAACGGACTCCGACAGCCGAGCTGGGGAATGGACTCCCCATAGTGAGGGTAGCATTTTTAGAAAAATACACCTTTAGTATTTCTTTGCGTGATGAAGGTTTAATGGATAACTACATATATTTAGAAAACCTATTCCTATGCCGTTACTCATTCCGTCGTAATATTCTTCTAATATGTATTATATATAATTAATGTGGTAATATAATAACTATAAAAAATACTTAGGAGTGATTTATGTGAATAAAAAACAAATAGTAGAATATTTGAGTGATAATGGAGTTGATGAGATAGAGGAAATAAAATCAAAGGAAGATACTTTGGTATTAAGATTTTATTATTATTATGATGAGATAGAAATTGCAGCTGCTGAAAATTATGCGGTAGAAGAAAGTGAAGAAGAGGAAGAAGAAAAATGGAGAGATGACTTTTATATACCTTATTTAATAGATATAGCAGAAGACAATGTGGGAGAAATAATAGAAGAGATTTGTGAGGAATTTGATTTAGTTGGAGAGTTTGTTTCTAGAGGAATAGATGATGAGGAAGAGAATAATGAATTTATAGTAGCTTTTTCAAAAAACGATATAGATATAGAAAATATTATAGAAGAGTTAGAAATCTAGCATTTGGTGGTGAATAGTTTGAAGACCTTAATATTTACAGCTTCCCCTAATAAAGAAGGAAATACCGAAGTTATGGTAAAAGCTTTTTTAGATAAATTAACAGGGGAATTTAATATAATTAATTCATATAATGTGAATGTTAAGCCATGTATTGATTGTAAATTTTGTTATTCAAATGAAGGAGAATGTTCTATAAAAGATGATATGACAAAAATTTATAAATTAATAGAAGAAAGCGATAACATAGTTGTTTTTTCGCCTATGTATTTTGCTTCTTATCCAGGGACATTTAAGAATATTATAGATAGGACTCAGATTTATTGGAGTAAAAATCATATATTAAACGTCAAAGAAAATAAGAAAAGAAGAGGGGTACTATTTATAAATGCTGGAAGTGAATGGGAAGGCATGTTTAATCATATGGAAAAGATGTTTAAATATTTTATGAAAGGTTTGAATGGAAAATTATTATATAAATTATATATATCAAATACAGATAATTTTTCTGTAAAAGAAAACGAGGAAATTATTAAAAAAATATATAATATTGCTAAAAAAATAAGTTAAGCACAGGTTTGTAAAAAGACTTGTGCTGTATTTTTTAAGCAATATATTCATAAGTATTTTTGCTAATATTATTATTTTTTAATTTATTATATTCATTTAAATACTTGTCCAATTGTTGGCTTACACTAACAACTATTTCATTTGTGGGTTCAAGGTTAATCAGCAAATGATTAAGTATATCTCTTATGAATTCTATTTTGTATTCTATAAAAATCACTAAAGATTCATTGTTTTTCATTTTATGATCTCCTTTCTATGGTGTAGTTATATTTTAACAAATTTTTGAAAAGATGTGAAGAAATTTTTATATCTATATTAGTACAAAACTAACTATTAAAAGTTAAAATAATACATAAATTATTTATAAACACTTTTTTTAAAGGGAAACAGGAGACATAGAGTATTCTATTTACATAAAATGTAATTATTAGTTTTTTTATTATGTATAAATTTAAAAAACTAATAAATATATCAAAACGTTATACAATAATCTTGTATAAATAGATATATGTGATATAATATTTAACGTAATATGTATGCATTATTATATTTTGATTGTATTTAATTTAATAATATTGGAATTATTATACTGAAATATGGTGGAGGTTAACATATGATTAATACAGATGTAGCTATGGGTTTAGTTAGAGTTACTGAAGCTGCTGCTCTTAGAGGAGCTAAGCTTATGGGAAGAGGAGATAAAAATGCTGCAGACCAAGAAGCTGTTAATGGTATGCAAGATGCGTTTAATATGATGCCTATTAGAGGTGCAGTTGTTATCGGAGAAGGGGAAATGGATGAAGCT from Clostridium sp. MB40-C1 includes these protein-coding regions:
- a CDS encoding polysaccharide biosynthesis protein; the encoded protein is MKRQSTTKGFAILSAASMIVKVLSLLYIPFLVNVIGTQGWGIYSSAYQIYAFAYVLTNSGIPIAISKSVSEYMALQRYKDAVKSFKIARLLMLVIGSIMAVLMFILAGPIAKATNSESAKLAIMALAPTIFITSIVSTYRGYFQGRGNMTPTAISQVIEQVLNTIFTLVFAALLLKYGIEAACAGGTIGTAIGSLGAMIYLIVVYEKNKKIVVPKGYKNIKHPTHSNKLILKKIIYYGLPIVICVGLQNVGEIVDLAIVKSRLLHGVGFSQKLTDIKFGVFRQYRQLLGVPIALVSALSASVLPSLSGTFALKDKKELESKISNTFRLCLLVAIPSAVGLSVLSNPIFKLLFPNSQEGWQLLLLGSIVLVLTSIVQIQITILQSISRLYVSTFFMILGVAGKIVANYFFVGIPKINITGAVFGNMVCFTIPLVLNYIFINKSLKIKMKILNHAIKPLISSALMGIMAYGSYLGLSVLLTHFISGFWNNAISCISAIGIGSFAYMYGLALTGGITQNDFKILPGSIRRLVPKVIKKKIK
- the spoVB gene encoding stage V sporulation protein B encodes the protein MKKDNFLKNSILLTISNSTTGVLKFVFSIILSRELGAEGMGLYALIMPIYDLFACLTCGGMMTALSKESSLYQGRDDYVSLHKSVHISLVFDFIWSLLIVIFVFMNSRYISINIIKDTRSLQSLIFICPALIFLSLSSIIKGYFYGTSRVNIPSIIDILEKTVRIAVTILAIRVLPHKEIQGTVSVVYGALSAGEFISFILLYIFYRLNKNKDIKISNTNFSKEGRAQLLFNILIMAVPLCVNGFLSTALSAISTLILPRRLLIAGFTHTTALEMIGKFSGMALTIIFFPLIIVTSMSIVLIPDLAETLEKKDYFNLESRIRDVLKISFLLGISTLIICFSIPNLLGKLFFAREDLTLYIKVAAICAPFSYTAATTFSILNGLGKQGVLLRNSIIMSIEEVILLYVLTSIPSINILGYGLSLTITSITSLIMNMYEIKKKLYINFSLEEIFIDILISLLVYFSLNIINFLIPNTFFKFKTVILIFMGFLLFFLLYFVINKTIKKESVY
- a CDS encoding flavodoxin family protein, translated to MKTLIFTASPNKEGNTEVMVKAFLDKLTGEFNIINSYNVNVKPCIDCKFCYSNEGECSIKDDMTKIYKLIEESDNIVVFSPMYFASYPGTFKNIIDRTQIYWSKNHILNVKENKKRRGVLFINAGSEWEGMFNHMEKMFKYFMKGLNGKLLYKLYISNTDNFSVKENEEIIKKIYNIAKKIS
- a CDS encoding aspartyl-phosphate phosphatase Spo0E family protein, with amino-acid sequence MKNNESLVIFIEYKIEFIRDILNHLLINLEPTNEIVVSVSQQLDKYLNEYNKLKNNNISKNTYEYIA